CTGATATTGGGTTTGCTTTTGATGGAGATGCTGATAGATTGGTTGTGGTTGATGAAAATGGAGAAATCATTAATGGAGATATTTTATTAGGGGTTTTAGCAAAAGCTTTAAAAGATAATAATAATTTAAGCGGTGTTGCAATTAGTAAAATGAGCAATATGGGATTTTTAAATTATCTTAAAAAACATGATATTTCTTATGTTACAACCGATGTTGGAGATAAATATATTCTACACGCAATGCAAGATAAAAATTATAATTTTGGTGGAGAGCAAAGCGGACATATAATTTTTAGCGATTACGCAAAAACTGGCGATGGTGTAGTAGCAGCACTTCAAGTAGCAAAATTATTATTAAATAAAAAAGCTAGCGAGATTTTTAGCGAAATTAAATTATTTCCACAAAGCTTAACAAACCTAAAAATCACAGAAAAAAAACCTTTAGATAAATTAGAAGGCATAGATAACTTATATGAAAAATTAAATAAAAATAATGTGAATTATTTATTTAGATATTCAGGAACTGAAAATTTAATGAGAATATTACTTGAATGTGAAAATGAAAAAACCTTAAAAAATATGGAAAATGAATGTATAAAATACTTTCAAAGTGTGCTAGTATGAGAAAAAAAATTATCATCTCAAGTCTTATAATAGCCATTGTAATAATCTTGGATAGACTTAGTAAAAATATATTTTTAGCAGGTTATGAATGGCATTTTACCCCTATTAGTTTTTATTTAGTTTTTAATGATGGGGTTGCTTTTTCAATGCTAAGTTTTTTACAAGAATATCTAAAATATATTCAAATAATATTACTTTTTGTAGCTAGTATTTTTTTATTAAAAGAAAAAAGATTTTTAAACGATAATTACTATGCATTAGCCTTTATTTTTGCTGGAGGCATAAGCAATATTTATGATAGGTTTTTATATCCTGGAGTTATTGATTTTATAGCTTGGCATTATTGGTTTAACTTCGCTGTTTTCAATATTGCTGATGTTTGTATTAACTTTGGTGTGTTTATAATAATCTTAAAAGAAATTTTTAAAAAAAGGAATTAAGTATGGAATTTTTATCTGAACATTATCAATGGATTAAATGGTTGCACTATTTAGCATTTATTTCTTGGATGGCGACTTTGTTTTATTTACCACGCCTTTATGTATATCATCAAGAACATTCGCACAAAAAAGAATTTGTTGAAGTTGTAAAAATTCAAGAAGATAAATTGTTTTATTTTATAGGACAACCTTCTATGATAATTACCGTAATTACAGGAATTTTAATGATTATTTCAAACCAAGCCTTACTTCAAGCTGGTTATTTTCATTTAAAATTGCTTTGTGCTATTTTACTTTTCATATATCATTTTGATTGCTTAAGATATCTTAAACAACTAAAAAATGATACCTGTAAAAAAAGTGGTAAATTTTTTAGAGCTTATAATGAAGTACCTACCATAATAATGATAGGTATAATTACTGCTATGATTATTTTACCATATTAATTTTGTAGTCAATTTTGACTACAAAATTATTTATTTTTATAAAAAAATAAAATTAATTGAAAAAACACAATAATCTTAAATATTAATTCACTACCATTATGTAAATTTGAAAAATTATCGCTTTTAGTAGCAATATCGCCTAAACTTTGTAAATTTAAAATTTGCTGTGTGTAATAAAATATAAAAACTAACGCTAAAATAAAAACAAAAGCACTTAACAAAATTTTAATTATTTTCTTATTTTTTAACTCGTAAATAAAATTAATTATGCAAGTTATAAGTAACAAATAATTAAATTTTACAAACACTTGTGTCATCAAAAGTCCGCTTTGAAAGTGACTTAAAATCCCATCTCCAATAATTGCACTAGGATAAAAAATAATAGGAGCAACAACAATTCCTATGAATAATTCTACAAAAATTATTCCAGCTAATAAAAAATCATTAATTTTTTTCATAATCTAACCTTTCTGCTATAAAAACTCTATCAAAACCATTTAAATCTTTATAAAAACTAGCCTTAAAATTCTTTTCTTTTAGATAATCATTTAGGATTTCTTTTTGATCATATCCAAATTCGCACATTAAAAATCTCACATTTTCTAGATAACATTTATCAATTATTTTAAATAATATCTCATATCCTTTTTTACCACCAAAAAGCGCTGTTTTAGGCTCTTTTAATACTGATTTATCTAAATTATATTCGGTGCTAATATATGGAGGATTTGAGATAATTAGTTCATAGTCTTTAAAATTAACTTTCATAAAATCGCTAATAAAAAAATCACAATTTACATTATGCAATTTAGCATTTTCATTGGCTAGTTTTAAGGCTAATTTGTTTATATCACAGGCTTTTATATTTGCTTTTGTAAATAATTTTAAAAATATACTAATAATTCCACTTCCAAAACCTATTTCAAAAATATTTTTTATATTATTTTGATTTATTAGATTTATTGCTAAATCTATTAGTATTTCAGTATCATTTCTAGGAATTAACACTCCTTTAGCACATTTAAATTCTAAATCTTTTATATAAGTTTTTGAGAATATGTATTGCAATGGAGTGCCGTTTTTGTATTCGTTTGCAATCCTTAAAAGTTTAATTTTATCGCTTGGATTTATCACATTTGCCCTTGCGACTGAATACTCAAGCATTGAATATGAAAAATACTCCATTATAATTTGTCTTGCAATTACTTCATTGCTTAGGGCTTTTAATTCGTTAAATGTGGCTATCATTTAATGCACTTATTCTTCTACTTAAACTCGGATGAGTTTTATAAATCATTTCATAAATAGCGTTATGATCTAGCAAGGCTTTATTATGAATAGCTAATACCTTTAAAGCACTTATCATATCGTTTTTGCTAGTTTTTATTGCTCCGTGTTTATCTGCACTAAATTCATTTTTTCTTGATAAAGAATTTAAAATAGGACTTAAAATAAACGAAATTGCCGAGCCTACCATAATAAAAGCAAACAACGGACTAGATACAAAGCCTTCTAAATTAAATTGATTTTCAAAAAAACTTGAAAAATATCCAAAAAACGCAAAGGTAATTAATAGATTTAAACCACTTATAAAAAGCATTTTTAAAATATCTTTATGTTTAAAATGCCCTAATTCGTGAGCTAATACGGCAAGTAATTCATCTTTACTCATAGCATTGATTAAAGTATCATAAAGAACTACTTTTTTTGCTCCAAACATACCCGCAAAATAAGCATTAAGTCTAGTATCATTTTTACTAGCGTCCATACTAAATACCCCATTACTTTTAAAGCCACATTCATCTAATAATTTTGCAATATCATCTCTTAATTCACCTTCTACAGGGCTTAATTTATTAAACAATGGAACTATAAAATTAGGATAAATAACCATAGCTAAAAGACTAAAAATAAATAAAATAATAAAGCCACCTATCCACCAAAACTCGCCTAATTTAGCAATAGCAAAAAGCAAAATATAAACTAAAGCTCCACCTATAATTACTAATAAGATTAATGATTTTAAAAGGTCTTTAAAATACATTTTAGGAGTTTTTTTATTAAAGCCGTGCTTGGTATCAACAACCATAGTTTTATAATAATCTAAGCAAGTTAGAATGCAAGAATTTATAATAAAATACAATAAAACTAAAATAGTATTATCAAGCAGTGAATTAGGCTCAAAATGAACCTTTAATACATTAAATAACACCAATATAAATACGCAATTTAAAATAAGTGCTAAAAAATTATTTAGTATTGAAAATTTATGCTCAACTATGGCTATATTTTTAAATTCTATAAATTGTTCATCACTTAAAAAACCTTTATTTGTT
The sequence above is a segment of the Campylobacter sp. MG1 genome. Coding sequences within it:
- a CDS encoding DUF4149 domain-containing protein, whose protein sequence is MKKINDFLLAGIIFVELFIGIVVAPIIFYPSAIIGDGILSHFQSGLLMTQVFVKFNYLLLITCIINFIYELKNKKIIKILLSAFVFILALVFIFYYTQQILNLQSLGDIATKSDNFSNLHNGSELIFKIIVFFQLILFFYKNK
- a CDS encoding M48 family metallopeptidase: MLIISIISVIFVIETILKLLEINHIKTKTNKGFLSDEQFIEFKNIAIVEHKFSILNNFLALILNCVFILVLFNVLKVHFEPNSLLDNTILVLLYFIINSCILTCLDYYKTMVVDTKHGFNKKTPKMYFKDLLKSLILLVIIGGALVYILLFAIAKLGEFWWIGGFIILFIFSLLAMVIYPNFIVPLFNKLSPVEGELRDDIAKLLDECGFKSNGVFSMDASKNDTRLNAYFAGMFGAKKVVLYDTLINAMSKDELLAVLAHELGHFKHKDILKMLFISGLNLLITFAFFGYFSSFFENQFNLEGFVSSPLFAFIMVGSAISFILSPILNSLSRKNEFSADKHGAIKTSKNDMISALKVLAIHNKALLDHNAIYEMIYKTHPSLSRRISALNDSHI
- the lspA gene encoding signal peptidase II — encoded protein: MYKILSKCASMRKKIIISSLIIAIVIILDRLSKNIFLAGYEWHFTPISFYLVFNDGVAFSMLSFLQEYLKYIQIILLFVASIFLLKEKRFLNDNYYALAFIFAGGISNIYDRFLYPGVIDFIAWHYWFNFAVFNIADVCINFGVFIIILKEIFKKRN
- the hemJ gene encoding protoporphyrinogen oxidase HemJ; translation: MEFLSEHYQWIKWLHYLAFISWMATLFYLPRLYVYHQEHSHKKEFVEVVKIQEDKLFYFIGQPSMIITVITGILMIISNQALLQAGYFHLKLLCAILLFIYHFDCLRYLKQLKNDTCKKSGKFFRAYNEVPTIIMIGIITAMIILPY
- a CDS encoding HemK/PrmC family methyltransferase, with the translated sequence MIATFNELKALSNEVIARQIIMEYFSYSMLEYSVARANVINPSDKIKLLRIANEYKNGTPLQYIFSKTYIKDLEFKCAKGVLIPRNDTEILIDLAINLINQNNIKNIFEIGFGSGIISIFLKLFTKANIKACDINKLALKLANENAKLHNVNCDFFISDFMKVNFKDYELIISNPPYISTEYNLDKSVLKEPKTALFGGKKGYEILFKIIDKCYLENVRFLMCEFGYDQKEILNDYLKEKNFKASFYKDLNGFDRVFIAERLDYEKN